A region of Rhizorhabdus wittichii RW1 DNA encodes the following proteins:
- a CDS encoding pyruvate flavodoxin/ferredoxin oxidoreductase domain protein (PFAM: pyruvate flavodoxin/ferredoxin oxidoreductase domain protein) — MTRPITAVNDFVVKFANVNGSGSASANGLFVKAILRMGVPVGARNIFPSNIQGLPTWYEIRVSGHGWLGRRGGVDLMVAMNPQTWDRDVAEIEPGGYLFYDSTKPMPSSKFRDDITVVGLPLTALCNAAYAEPSKRKILKNIIYLGALTFLLGIERAVVEALLAEEYAAKPALIPANIEALQIGFDHARDHLKPLGLKLRRADAVGDRIFVDGNTAAGLGAVYGGATVCAWYPITPSTSLAEAFTAYCRKLRHDPETGPDGGGARYAIVQAEDEIASIGMVTGAGWNGARAFTCTSGPGVSLMQEFIGLSYFAEIPGVIFDVQRGGPSTGMPTRTQQSDILSAAYASHGDTKHVLLLPEGPNECFEFGALAFDLADRLQTMIFVMLDLDMGMNEWLIEPFRWDEDRVLDRGKIMTAEMLEAGADFGRYKDVDGDGIPWRTLPATHPSKGSYFTRGTSRDPYARYSEEGAVYVDNMERLLRKFETAKSLVPPPIVRRAARKTSYGVIYYGSTSPAMDEALAGLEADGVAVDALRVRAFPFEGEIFEFIAAHDLVFVVEQNRDAQLRTLLINEGGVDPARLVKVLNYDGSPITARFIQAELAKGMGVPKARAGEMVR; from the coding sequence ATGACCCGCCCGATCACTGCGGTCAACGACTTCGTCGTCAAATTCGCCAACGTCAACGGATCGGGATCGGCCTCCGCCAACGGCCTGTTCGTCAAGGCGATCCTGCGGATGGGCGTGCCGGTCGGCGCGCGCAACATCTTCCCGTCGAACATCCAGGGCCTGCCGACCTGGTACGAGATCCGGGTGAGCGGCCATGGCTGGCTCGGCCGGCGCGGCGGGGTCGACCTGATGGTCGCGATGAACCCGCAGACCTGGGACCGCGACGTCGCCGAGATCGAGCCGGGCGGCTATCTCTTCTACGACAGCACCAAGCCGATGCCGTCGTCGAAGTTCCGCGACGACATCACCGTCGTCGGCCTGCCGCTGACCGCCCTGTGCAACGCCGCCTATGCCGAGCCGTCGAAGCGCAAGATCCTCAAGAACATCATCTATCTCGGCGCGCTGACCTTCCTGCTCGGCATCGAGCGCGCGGTGGTGGAGGCGCTGCTCGCCGAGGAATATGCCGCCAAGCCGGCGCTGATCCCCGCCAATATCGAGGCGCTGCAGATCGGCTTCGATCATGCCCGCGACCATCTCAAGCCGCTCGGCCTCAAGCTGCGCCGCGCCGACGCGGTGGGCGACCGCATCTTCGTCGACGGCAACACGGCGGCGGGGCTCGGCGCAGTCTATGGCGGCGCCACCGTCTGCGCCTGGTATCCGATCACCCCGTCGACCTCGCTGGCCGAGGCGTTCACCGCCTATTGCCGCAAGCTCCGCCATGATCCCGAGACCGGCCCAGACGGCGGTGGGGCGCGCTATGCGATCGTCCAGGCGGAGGACGAGATCGCCTCGATCGGCATGGTCACCGGCGCGGGCTGGAACGGCGCGCGCGCCTTCACCTGCACCTCCGGGCCCGGCGTCTCGTTGATGCAGGAGTTCATCGGCCTCAGCTATTTCGCCGAGATTCCCGGCGTGATCTTCGACGTCCAGCGCGGCGGCCCGTCGACCGGCATGCCGACCCGCACCCAGCAGTCGGACATATTGTCGGCCGCCTATGCCAGCCATGGCGACACCAAGCACGTCCTGCTGCTGCCCGAGGGACCGAACGAGTGCTTCGAGTTCGGCGCGCTCGCCTTCGACCTCGCCGACCGGCTGCAGACGATGATCTTCGTCATGCTCGATCTCGACATGGGCATGAACGAATGGCTGATCGAGCCCTTCCGCTGGGACGAGGATCGCGTCCTCGACCGTGGCAAGATCATGACCGCCGAGATGCTGGAGGCCGGGGCCGACTTCGGCCGCTACAAGGACGTCGACGGGGACGGCATCCCCTGGCGCACCCTGCCGGCGACGCACCCGTCCAAGGGCAGCTACTTCACCCGCGGCACCTCGCGCGATCCCTATGCCCGCTACAGCGAGGAGGGGGCGGTCTATGTCGACAACATGGAGCGGCTGCTGCGCAAGTTCGAGACCGCCAAGTCGCTCGTCCCGCCGCCGATCGTGCGGCGCGCGGCGCGCAAGACCAGCTATGGCGTGATCTATTACGGGTCGACCAGCCCGGCGATGGACGAGGCGCTGGCCGGGCTGGAGGCGGACGGGGTCGCGGTCGACGCGCTGCGCGTCCGCGCCTTCCCGTTCGAGGGCGAGATCTTCGAGTTCATCGCCGCGCACGACCTGGTGTTCGTCGTCGAGCAGAACCGCGACGCGCAGCTTCGCACCCTGCTGATCAACGAGGGCGGGGTCGATCCGGCCCGGCTCGTGAAAGTGCTCAACTATGACGGCTCGCCGATCACGGCGCGCTTCATCCAGGCCGAGCTGGCCAAGGGCATGGGCGTGCCCAAGGCCCGCGCCGGGGAGATGGTGAGATGA